The Raphanus sativus cultivar WK10039 chromosome 2, ASM80110v3, whole genome shotgun sequence genome includes a region encoding these proteins:
- the LOC108834345 gene encoding 5'-3' exoribonuclease 3: MGVPAFYRWLAEKYPLIISDVVEEEPVEIEGIKIPVDTSKPNPNNLEYDNLYLDMNGIIHPCFHPEDRPSPTTFEEVFQCMFDYIDRLFVMVRPRKLLFMAIDGVAPRAKMNQQRSRRFRSAKDASDAAAEEEKLREEFEREGRKLPPKINSQVFDSNVITPGTEFMGVLSIALQYYVHLRLNHDVGWKNIKVILSDANVPGEGEHKIMSYIRLQRNLPGFDPNTRHCLYGLDADLIMLGLATHEVHFSILREVVFTPGQQDKCFLCGQMGHMAADCEGKAKKRAGEFDEKGDGFVKKPYQFLHIWILREYLEYEMRIPNPPFEVDLERIVDDFIFICFFVGNDFLPHMPTLEIREGAINLLMAVYKKEFRSFDGYLTDGCKPNLKRVEQFIQAIGSFEDQIFQKRTRLHQRQAERIKGDKARKRRMDDAAPTFQPESLVPVERFTGSRLASAPAPSPFQSSDAAPHQKARRLSSSGSSIGAALVDVENSLEPDENENKEELKTKLKELIREKSDAFNSDTHEEDKVKLGEPGWRERYYEEKFSVSTIEEMEKLRKDVVLKYIEGLCWVMHYYIEGVCSWQWFYPYHYAPFASDLKDLGALDIKFELGTPFKPFNQLLGVFPAASAHALPERYRTLMTDPNSPIIDFYPTDFEVDMNGKRYSWQGIAKLPFIDERRLLEAVSEVEFTLTDEEKRRNSRMCDMLFIATSHRLAELIFSLDNHCRQLSARERVDLKVQIKPELSDGMNGYLTPCSGETHPPIFRSPMEGMEDILANQVICCIYRLPDAHSHITRPPPGVIFPKKIVNIGDLKPPPALWHEDNGRRPMHNNNNNHYNNNNNHYNNNNNHGRQNPPGSLSGRHLGDAAHRLVTNSLHNRTADAHTQHHHHGHAYNQPPYVPPVPYQYGGYNAAPHGVQDYAPPQSRQAPPYQSRGGYQPRGTSGRFPSDPYPVQQSRGGHHHRDNRGGGGYSGGYNQRQQQQQQHWDGGEEHYNQRGGYSGQHHRQQGGDRNRRGGGSHHHHHDQGPRHRY, from the exons ATGGGTGTACCGGCGTTTTACCGGTGGTTAGCGGAGAAGTATCCGTTGATAATATCAGACGTCGTCGAGGAAGAGCCCGTTGAGATCGAGGGGATCAAGATCCCGGTGGACACCAGTAAACCTAACCCTAACAATCTCGAATACGACAATCTTTACCTTGACATGAACGGTATCATCCATCCTTGCTTCCACCCCGAAGACAGG CCGTCTCCGACTACCTTTGAGGAGGTGTTTCAGTGCATGTTTGACTATATCGATAGGCTTTTTGTGATGGTGAGGCCGAGGAAGCTACTATTCATGGCTATTG ATGGTGTTGCTCCAAGAGCTAAAATGAATCAACAACGATCTAGACGGTTTAGATCTGCTAAAGATGCTTCCGATGCT GCTGCTGAAGAAGAAAAGCTGAGAGAGGAGTTCGAGAGGGAGGGAAGAAAACTCCCACCCAAAATCAACTCCCAAGTCTTCGATTCCAACGTCATCACACCAGGAACAGAGTTCATGGGCGTCCTCTCCATCGCCCTCCAGTACTACGTCCACCTCAGGCTCAACCACGACGTTGGATGGAAAAACATCAAGGTCATCCTCTCGGACGCAAACGTTCCAGGGGAAGGGGAGCATAAGATCATGTCCTACATCCGTCTTCAAAGAAACCTCCCTGGTTTTGACCCCAACACTCGGCACTGCTTGTACGGACTGGACGCTGACCTGATCATGTTGGGGTTGGCGACACATGAAGTTCATTTCTCAATTCTTAGAGAGGTGGTGTTCACTCCTGGACAGCAGGACAAGTGCTTCTTGTGTGGTCAGATGGGCCACATGGCTGCGGATTGCGAAGGGAAAGCGAAGAAGAGGGCGGGTGAGTTTGATGAGAAGGGCGATGGTTTTGTCAAAAAGCCATATCAG TTTCTTCATATATGGATACTGAGGGAGTACTTGGAGTATGAAATGAGGATACCGAACCCGCCGTTCGAGGTTGACCTGGAGCGGATTGTTGATGATTTCATCTTCATATGTTTCTTTGTTGGCAACGATTTCTTGCCGCATATGCCAACTCTGGAGATTCGAGag GGGGCTATCAACTTGCTTATGGCTGTTTACAAGAAGGAGTTTAGGTCATTTGACGGTTATTTAACTGATGGTTGCAAG CCAAATTTGAAGAGGGTAGAACAGTTCATTCAAGCTATAGGATCATTCGAAGACCAGATATTTCAGAAAAGAACCAGGTTACATCAG AGACAAGCTGAAAGAATAAAAGGAGATAAAGCACGGAAAAGAAGAATGGACGATGCAGCTCCCACTTTCCAACCAGAGTCTCTTGTCCCTGTTGAAAGATTCACCGGTTCTCGACTCGCCTCGGCTCCTGCTCCATCACCGTTTCAGTCTAGTGATGCTGCTCCTCATCAGAAAGCTAGACGTCTGTCTTCTTCAGGTTCCAGTATTGGTGCTGCTCTTGTCGACGTTGAGAACAGTCTTGAACCTGAC GAGAACGAGAACAAGGAAGAACTAAAAACAAAGCTCAAGGAGTTGATCCGTGAGAAATCAGATGCTTTTAACTCTGATACTCATGAAGAGGATAAGGTGAAGCTTGGGGAACCTGgatggagagagagatattaTGAAGAGAAGTTCTCAGTTTCAACCATTGAAGAGATGGAGAAACTACGAAAGGATGTT GTCCTGAAGTACATAGAAGGCCTTTGTTGGGTCATGCATTACTACATAGAAGGTGTTTGCTCCTGGCAGTG GTTTTATCCTTACCATTATGCACCGTTTGCATCTGATCTAAAGGATCTGGGAGCGCTGGATATTAAGTTTGAGTTAGGAACTCCATTTAAGCCTTTCAACCAACTCCTTGGGGTGTTCCCAGCTGCAAG TGCGCATGCTCTTCCAGAGCGCTATAGGACCTTGATGACAGATCCTAACTCACCCATCATTGATTTCTACCCAACTG ATTTTGAAGTTGACATGAATGGGAAGCGTTACTCCTGGCAG GGTATTGCTAAGCTGCCTTTCATTGATGAAAGACGCCTTCTAGAGGCTGTTTCCGAAGTGGAGTTCACATTGACG GATGAAGAGAAGCGTAGAAACAGCAGGATGTGTGACATGCTTTTCATAGCAACGTCTCATCGCCTTGCTGAGCTCATCTTTTCTCTTGACAACCATTGTCGGCAACTGAGTGCCAGGGAGAGAGTAGACCTTAAGGTTCAGATCAAACCTGAGCTCAG TGATGGTATGAACGGCTACTTGACCCCGTGTTCAGGGGAGACTCACCCTCCTATATTCAGGTCCCCAATGGAGGGTATGGAGGACATCTTGGCTAACCAAGTCAT ATGTTGCATTTACAGACTTCCGGATGCACATAGCCACATAACCAGACCTCCTCCTGGTGTCATCTTCCCTAAGAAG ATTGTGAACATTGGTGACTTGAAACCCCCACCTGCTCTTTGGCATGAGGACAATGGAAGGAGACCAATgcataataataacaataaccATTATAATAACAACAATAATcattataataataacaataatcatGGAAG GCAAAACCCACCTGGAAGTTTATCTGGAAGGCACCTAGGAGACGCAGCACATCGTCTTGTCACCAACAGCTTGCATAACAGAACAGCAGATGCACATACCCAGCATCATCATCATGGTCACGCTTACAATCAACCTCCGTATGTTCCACCGGTTCCTTACCAATATGGTGGCTACAATGCTGCTCCACACGGTGTGCAAGACTATGCTCCACCACAGTCGAGACAAGCTCCGCCGTATCAAAGCCGAGGTGGGTACCAACCTCGTGGAACCAGTGGGAGATTCCCATCAGATCCTTACCCGGTGCAGCAGTCACGAGGAGGTCACCACCACCGTGACaacagaggaggaggagggtatTCTGGTGGTTACAATCAAcgccaacaacaacaacaacaacattggGATGGTGGTGAGGAGCATTATAACCAGCGAGGAGGGTATAGTGGTCAGCATCATCGTCAGCAAGGTGGTGACCGCAACCGTAGAGGAGGTgggagtcatcatcatcatcatgatcaAGGCCCTAGACATCGGTATTAA